The following are encoded in a window of Gossypium raimondii isolate GPD5lz chromosome 13, ASM2569854v1, whole genome shotgun sequence genomic DNA:
- the LOC105784462 gene encoding protein LIGHT-DEPENDENT SHORT HYPOCOTYLS 1 translates to MDLVSPQSNPNNFPSPIVGSNPIANITATPASSTATPPTPSRYENQKRRDWNTFCQYLRNHRPPLSLSMCSGAHVLEFLRYLDQFGKTKVHNQTCPFFGLPNPPAPCPCPLRQAWGSLDALIGRLRAAYEEHGGRPEGNPFGARAIRIFLREVRDFQAKARGVSYEKKRKRPKQKMAPPPAPQQPPPPPAPPILADATAARSTI, encoded by the exons ATGGACTTGGTTTCCCCACAAAGCAATCCAAATAACTTTCCGAGTCCGATTGTAGGCTCAAACCCCATAGCAAACATCACTGCAACGCCTGCTTCTAGCACTGCAACTCCACCCACTCCGAGTCGGTATGAGAACCAGAAGCGCAGGGATTGGAACACTTTCTGTCAGTACCTGAGAAACCACAGGCCTCCATTGTCGCTTTCAATGTGCAGTGGCGCTCATGTTCTGGAGTTTCTTAGGTACCTAGATCAATTTGGGAAGACCAAGGTTCATAACCAGACATGTCCTTTCTTTGGCCTCCCAAACCCGCCGGCTCCATGCCCATGCCCTCTAAGACAAGCCTGGGGTAGCCTCGATGCACTCATTGGTCGACTCCGAGCCGCTTATGAAGAACATGGGGGTAGACCAGAAGGGAACCCTTTTGGAGCTCGAGCTATAAGGATTTTCTTAAGGGAAGTCAGGGATTTCCAGGCCAAAGCTAGAGGTGTCAGCtatgagaagaaaagaaagaggccTAAGCAAAAGATGGCACCACCACCAGCACCACAACAACCACCTCCACCACCAGCACCACCAATACTTGCCGATGCCACTGCTGCAA GGAGTACTATATAA